The Acanthochromis polyacanthus isolate Apoly-LR-REF ecotype Palm Island chromosome 17, KAUST_Apoly_ChrSc, whole genome shotgun sequence genome has a window encoding:
- the wnt11 gene encoding protein Wnt-11, with translation MRSSSHALPLGVLTALLLSQVCSGIKWLALSHTPASLHINQTQHCKQLPGMVSSQAQLCRSNLELMQTIIQAAREVKKTCQKTFTDMRWNCSSIDIPVDAPKYRPDLDRGTREAAFVYALSAATISHTIARACTTGDLRLCSCGPIPAEIPEPGYRWGGCADNLHYGLIMGSKFSDAPMKMKRSGSHANKLMHLHNSEVGRQALRDALVMKCKCHGVSGSCSIRTCWRGLQDLREIAMDLKTKYLSATKVVHRPMGTRKQLVPKDIDIRPVRENELVYLQSSPDFCTKNEKQGSVGTQDRQCNKTSVGSDSCDLMCCGRGYNPYTEKLVERCHCKYHWCCYVTCKKCERIVERYVCK, from the exons ATGAGGAGCAGCTCTCATGCCCTGCCTCTTGGTGTGCTCACGGCTCTGCTGCTGTCTCAGGTCTGCTCCGGCATCAAATGGCT AGCACTATCACACACTCCTGCATCTTTACACATCAACCAGACCCAGCATTGTAAGCAGCTGCCCGGCATGGTTTCCTCACAAGCTCAGCTCTGCCGCAGCAACTTGGAGCTCATGCAAACCATCATCCAGGCTGCCCGTGAAGTCAAGAAAACATGTCAGAAGACCTTCACTGACATGCGCTGGAACTGCTCCTCCATCGACATTCCCGTTGATGCCCCGAAGTATCGGCCGGACCTTGACCGAG GAACAAGGGAGGCTGCGTTTGTCTACGCCCTCTCCGCGGCAACCATCAGCCACACCATAGCACGGGCATGCACGACTGGGGATTTGCGGCTGTGCTCGTGTGGCCCTATCCCTGCCGAGATCCCGGAGCCTGGCTATCGCTGGGGTGGCTGCGCTGACAACCTGCACTACGGTTTGATCATGGGCTCCAAGTTCTCTGACGCTCCAATGAAGATGAAGCGTTCAGGCTCCCATGCCAACAAACTGATGCACCTGCACAACAGTGAAGTTGGGCGACAG GCGCTGAGAGATGCACTGGTGATGAAGTGTAAATGCCATGGTGTGTCTGGATCATGCTCAATAAGGACCTGCTGGAGAGGCTTGCAAGACCTGAGGGAGATCGCCATGGACCTGAAGACCAAGTACCTGTCGGCCACCAAAGTGGTCCACCGGCCCATGGGGACACGCAAGCAACTCGTACCCAAAGACATTGACATCAGGCCGGTGAGGGAGAACGAGCTGGTCTACCTGCAGAGCTCCCCGGATTTCTGCACCAAGAATGAAAAACAAGGCTCTGTTGGCACACAGGACAG gCAGTGCAACAAAACCTCGGTTGGCAGTGACAGCTGTGACCTGATGTGCTGTGGCCGCGGCTACAACCCGTACACGGAGAAGCTGGTGGAGCGCTGCCACTGCAAGTACCACTGGTGCTGCTACGTAACCTGCAAGAAATGCGAGCGGATCGTGGAGAGATACGTTTGCAAATGA